One Sphaerisporangium krabiense DNA segment encodes these proteins:
- the recR gene encoding recombination mediator RecR yields MYEGVVQNLIDELGLLPGVGPKSAQRIAFHLLAADPVDVKRLAHALLEVKEKVRFCRVCGNVASEEECRICRDARRDPHVICVVEEPKDVVAIEKTREFRGRYHVLGGAISPIEGVGPDDLRIRELMTRLADGQVTELILATDPNLEGEATATYLARLVKPMGLKVTRLASGLPVGGDLEYADEVTLGRAFEGRRLLDV; encoded by the coding sequence ATGTACGAGGGGGTCGTCCAGAACCTGATCGACGAGCTCGGCCTGCTGCCCGGCGTCGGTCCGAAGAGCGCGCAGCGCATCGCCTTCCACCTGCTGGCCGCGGACCCGGTCGACGTCAAACGCCTGGCGCACGCGCTGCTGGAGGTCAAGGAGAAGGTCCGCTTCTGCCGGGTCTGCGGCAACGTCGCGTCCGAGGAGGAGTGCCGGATCTGCCGGGACGCCCGGCGCGACCCGCACGTCATCTGCGTGGTCGAGGAGCCCAAGGACGTCGTGGCCATCGAGAAGACCCGCGAGTTCCGCGGGCGCTACCACGTTCTCGGCGGGGCGATCAGCCCTATCGAGGGGGTGGGTCCCGACGATCTGCGGATCCGCGAGCTGATGACGCGGCTGGCGGACGGGCAGGTCACCGAGCTGATCCTGGCGACCGACCCGAACCTCGAAGGGGAGGCCACGGCGACCTATCTCGCGCGTCTGGTCAAACCCATGGGTTTGAAAGTCACACGATTGGCCAGCGGACTGCCGGTGGGCGGAGACCTCGAGTACGCCGACGAGGTCACTTTGGGCCGCGCTTTCGAAGGACGGAGGTTGCTGGATGTTTGA
- a CDS encoding winged helix-turn-helix transcriptional regulator: MSARTPFRVRNCSIERTLTIVGEKWTFLVLREAFNGVRRFADMQEGTGAPRQVLSARLSRLVEEGLLRKVPYREPGRRVRHEYRLTQKGLDLYPILVSLMQWGDVHMAESGPPVVLTHRDCGAPVGVHLSCAEGHEVTSPREVTPTHGPGARLAG; this comes from the coding sequence ATGAGCGCGCGTACCCCCTTCCGCGTACGGAACTGCTCGATCGAACGCACGCTCACGATCGTGGGCGAGAAGTGGACCTTCCTCGTGCTCCGCGAGGCGTTCAACGGCGTGCGCAGGTTCGCCGACATGCAGGAGGGCACCGGCGCCCCCCGCCAGGTGCTCAGCGCCCGGCTGTCCCGGCTGGTCGAGGAGGGCCTGCTGCGCAAGGTGCCCTACCGCGAGCCGGGCAGGCGCGTCCGCCACGAGTACCGGCTCACCCAGAAGGGCCTCGACCTCTATCCGATCCTCGTGAGCCTGATGCAGTGGGGCGACGTCCACATGGCCGAGTCCGGCCCGCCCGTCGTCCTCACCCACCGCGACTGCGGCGCGCCCGTCGGCGTCCACCTGAGCTGCGCCGAAGGCCACGAGGTGACCTCGCCCCGCGAGGTGACCCCGACGCACGGCCCCGGGGCGCGCCTCGCGGGCTGA
- a CDS encoding putative glycolipid-binding domain-containing protein: MPSIVWVKDEGAEYAHVELSGGRLSAVGTAVGGGPVPYRLEYELLTGPRYVTAVLTVRSEGAGWTRSLDLRRGVDGAWSIGADASGALEGAEPGGDASLLDGALDCDLGLSPLTNSMPVLRHAMLGGGDPVDLTMAWVSVPHLAVVRDAQRYTPLGGGVVRYESDGFRADIAFGSEGLVATYPGIARQVTAS; the protein is encoded by the coding sequence ATGCCGTCGATCGTGTGGGTGAAGGACGAGGGCGCCGAGTACGCCCATGTGGAGCTCTCCGGCGGACGCCTCTCGGCGGTGGGGACGGCCGTGGGCGGGGGTCCGGTGCCCTACCGGCTCGAGTACGAGCTGCTGACCGGCCCGCGCTACGTGACCGCCGTCCTGACCGTCCGCAGCGAGGGCGCCGGGTGGACGCGGTCGCTGGACCTGCGGCGGGGGGTGGACGGCGCCTGGTCGATCGGCGCGGACGCCTCCGGAGCGCTGGAGGGCGCCGAGCCCGGCGGCGACGCCTCCCTGCTCGACGGGGCGCTGGACTGCGATCTCGGGCTGTCGCCGCTGACCAACAGCATGCCGGTGCTGCGGCACGCCATGCTCGGCGGCGGCGATCCCGTCGATCTCACGATGGCGTGGGTGAGCGTGCCGCACCTCGCGGTGGTCCGGGACGCCCAGCGCTACACGCCGCTCGGCGGTGGCGTCGTGCGGTACGAGAGCGACGGGTTCCGGGCGGACATCGCCTTCGGGTCCGAGGGGCTGGTCGCCACCTACCCTGGGATCGCCCGGCAGGTCACGGCTTCGTGA
- a CDS encoding amidohydrolase family protein has protein sequence MSVDDHLIEPPDVFEGRLPQKYADVAPKVVETEAGHQVWRYGGGTYSCAGMDVGAGLPREQWTLDPVRFENMRPGCHDIEARISDMDIAGIWAAINFPGMLAVQSGMAFAKTRDQDLGLALTRAYNDWHCDVWAGTYPERIIALQLPWLPDPEVAAKEIRANAARGFKAVVFPEFPTRLRLPSIHTGHWDPFFAACEETGTVLCLHTGASSWSPVPSPDTPIEAITTMIPASAMFACADWLWSGVPLRFPKLRILIVEGGVGWLPMLSARADYALDHPVAGEATWEGGLKPSEVLRRNFYFGTLDDYALSGVRLAVGLEHVLLESGYPRSESTWPDVQKALARNLGSLPPADIARVAYGNAARLFGHPLPSRAWLLREEL, from the coding sequence ATGAGCGTCGACGATCACCTGATCGAGCCGCCGGACGTCTTCGAGGGACGGCTCCCGCAGAAGTACGCCGACGTCGCCCCCAAGGTGGTCGAGACCGAGGCCGGCCACCAGGTCTGGCGGTACGGCGGCGGCACCTATTCCTGCGCGGGCATGGACGTCGGCGCCGGCCTGCCCCGCGAGCAGTGGACCCTCGACCCCGTGCGGTTCGAGAACATGCGCCCCGGCTGCCACGACATCGAGGCCCGCATCTCGGACATGGACATCGCGGGCATCTGGGCCGCGATCAACTTCCCCGGCATGCTCGCCGTCCAGTCCGGCATGGCCTTCGCCAAGACCCGCGACCAGGATCTCGGCCTGGCCCTCACGCGCGCCTACAACGACTGGCACTGCGACGTCTGGGCCGGCACCTACCCCGAGCGCATCATCGCCCTGCAGCTCCCCTGGCTCCCCGATCCCGAGGTCGCGGCCAAGGAGATCCGGGCCAACGCCGCGCGGGGCTTCAAGGCGGTCGTCTTCCCCGAGTTCCCGACCCGCCTTCGCCTGCCGTCCATCCACACCGGCCACTGGGACCCGTTCTTCGCCGCCTGTGAGGAGACGGGAACGGTCCTGTGCCTGCACACCGGCGCCTCGTCGTGGTCGCCCGTGCCCTCGCCCGACACCCCGATCGAGGCCATCACCACGATGATCCCGGCCAGCGCGATGTTCGCCTGCGCCGACTGGCTGTGGTCGGGCGTCCCGCTGCGCTTCCCCAAACTGCGCATCCTCATCGTCGAGGGCGGCGTCGGATGGCTCCCCATGCTGTCCGCCCGCGCCGACTACGCCCTCGACCACCCGGTGGCCGGCGAGGCGACCTGGGAGGGGGGCCTGAAGCCGAGCGAGGTCCTGCGCCGCAACTTCTACTTCGGCACGTTGGACGACTACGCCCTGTCCGGCGTGCGCCTCGCCGTGGGCCTCGAGCACGTCCTGCTCGAAAGCGGCTACCCCCGCTCGGAGTCCACCTGGCCCGACGTCCAGAAGGCCCTGGCCCGCAACCTCGGCAGCCTGCCGCCCGCCGACATCGCCCGGGTGGCCTACGGCAACGCCGCCCGCCTCTTCGGCCACCCGTTGCCGTCGCGGGCGTGGCTGCTGCGCGAGGAGCTCTGA
- a CDS encoding LLM class flavin-dependent oxidoreductase, whose protein sequence is MRVGLGLPIADVDELLTWARRAEAATFTTLGLLDRVVYGNPEPMVTLGAVAGATSTIRLMTEVLVAPLRRPALLAKQAATLDRLSGGRFTLGLGVGVRDDDFRAVGVDRRSRGRVLDEQARALRRVWAGEPYGEGVGPIGPAPARPGGPEVLFGGFVPATAERVAHWGDGFLGAMFPPPEMGRFFRTVERAWREAGREGRPRLVAQANVALGPDEVVAEARREIRAYYGFLERPGHVVEDMLTTPEAVGRAVRAFTDAGADEVMLYCWSPDLGQIDRIALALP, encoded by the coding sequence ATGCGAGTGGGCCTCGGCCTTCCGATCGCCGACGTCGACGAACTGCTCACCTGGGCACGCCGCGCCGAGGCGGCCACGTTCACCACCCTGGGCCTGCTCGACCGCGTCGTCTACGGCAACCCCGAGCCCATGGTCACCCTGGGCGCGGTCGCGGGCGCCACCTCCACGATCCGGCTGATGACCGAGGTGCTGGTCGCGCCGCTGCGCCGGCCCGCGCTGCTCGCCAAGCAGGCCGCGACGCTCGACCGCCTCTCGGGCGGGCGTTTCACGCTCGGCCTCGGCGTCGGCGTCCGCGACGACGACTTCCGCGCGGTGGGGGTGGACCGCCGGAGCCGGGGGCGCGTCCTGGACGAGCAGGCGAGGGCGCTGCGGCGCGTCTGGGCGGGCGAGCCGTACGGCGAGGGGGTCGGCCCGATCGGGCCCGCGCCCGCCCGGCCCGGCGGCCCCGAGGTGCTGTTCGGGGGGTTCGTCCCGGCCACGGCCGAGCGCGTGGCGCACTGGGGCGACGGGTTCCTCGGCGCGATGTTCCCTCCGCCCGAGATGGGCAGGTTCTTCCGGACGGTCGAGCGGGCGTGGCGGGAGGCCGGGCGCGAGGGCCGTCCCCGGCTGGTGGCGCAGGCCAACGTCGCCCTCGGCCCCGACGAGGTCGTGGCGGAGGCGCGGCGGGAGATCCGGGCGTACTACGGGTTCCTTGAGAGGCCCGGCCATGTGGTCGAGGACATGCTCACCACGCCGGAGGCGGTCGGGCGGGCCGTCCGCGCGTTCACCGACGCCGGAGCGGACGAGGTCATGCTGTACTGCTGGTCGCCCGACCTGGGGCAGATCGACAGGATCGCCCTCGCCCTCCCCTGA
- a CDS encoding dihydrofolate reductase family protein — MGTVVLDITMSLDGFVATQDHDTERLHAWVFSDAGQTVFGPEVRELMETSWTGAVIAGRRTYDVSGGWGGDPPVPVPYFVISHDVPDDAGERFTFVTDGVRSALEQAQAVAGDGGVYVMGGADIARQFLAAGLLDEIRVHLVPVLLGAGIPLFGGVGPVELEPPRVRCFPRRTELTYRVAGKAA, encoded by the coding sequence ATGGGCACGGTCGTTCTGGACATCACGATGTCGCTGGACGGGTTCGTCGCGACCCAGGACCACGACACCGAGCGGCTGCACGCGTGGGTGTTCAGCGACGCCGGCCAGACCGTCTTCGGCCCCGAGGTGCGCGAGCTGATGGAGACCTCGTGGACGGGCGCGGTGATCGCGGGCCGGCGGACGTACGACGTCTCGGGCGGCTGGGGCGGCGACCCGCCGGTGCCCGTCCCCTATTTCGTGATTTCGCATGACGTGCCGGACGACGCCGGCGAGCGCTTCACGTTCGTGACCGACGGCGTGCGCAGTGCCCTGGAGCAGGCGCAGGCGGTCGCGGGCGACGGGGGCGTCTACGTCATGGGCGGCGCGGACATCGCCCGGCAGTTCCTGGCGGCCGGGCTGCTGGACGAGATCCGCGTCCACCTCGTGCCCGTGCTGCTCGGCGCCGGCATCCCTCTGTTCGGCGGCGTGGGCCCGGTGGAGCTGGAACCGCCCCGGGTGCGGTGCTTCCCCAGGAGGACGGAGCTGACCTATCGGGTGGCCGGGAAGGCCGCCTAG
- a CDS encoding DUF5063 domain-containing protein: MFDEWNALADSVAAHTQNYLDGLTRLAGGEGGDAILAMLLVEVSQVSLAGAQLGAVQDVILQGNVEPATGPDPDLDGMRTALATRLGPVDDYVEVFDPYKDTGVTHYRLSDDLTAVAADLVHGLGHYRAGRPLEALWWWQYSYFNTWGNHAGAALRALQALVAHTRLDVVEESTIA; this comes from the coding sequence ATGTTTGACGAGTGGAATGCTCTGGCCGACAGCGTCGCGGCGCACACGCAGAACTACCTCGACGGGCTGACGAGGCTCGCCGGCGGTGAGGGCGGTGACGCCATACTCGCGATGCTGCTGGTCGAGGTCTCGCAGGTCAGCCTGGCGGGCGCCCAGCTCGGGGCCGTTCAGGACGTGATCCTGCAGGGCAACGTCGAGCCCGCGACCGGTCCCGACCCCGACCTGGACGGCATGCGCACGGCGCTCGCCACACGCCTCGGCCCCGTGGACGACTACGTCGAGGTCTTCGACCCGTACAAGGACACCGGCGTCACGCACTACCGCCTGTCGGACGACCTCACCGCGGTCGCCGCCGACCTGGTCCACGGCCTCGGCCACTACCGGGCCGGGCGTCCGCTGGAGGCCCTGTGGTGGTGGCAGTACTCCTACTTCAACACCTGGGGCAACCACGCCGGCGCGGCGCTGCGCGCCCTGCAGGCGCTCGTCGCGCACACGCGCCTGGACGTCGTGGAGGAGTCGACGATCGCCTGA
- a CDS encoding aspartate kinase has protein sequence MALVVQKYGGSSVADASRIKRVAQRIVATKKAGNDVVVIVSAMGDTTDELLDLAQQVSPLPPGRELDMLLTAGERISMALLAMAIANLGHEARSFTGSQAGVITDSTHGKARIIDVTPGRIREALNIGQIAIVAGFQGVSQDTKDITTLGRGGSDTTAVALAAALEADVCEIYTDVDGIFTADPRIVSAARQIPRIAYEEAMEMAACGAKILHLRCVEYARRFDLPIHVRSSFSSREGTWVVSDPYTEGNVMEQPIISGVAHDRSEAKITVVGVPDKVGEAAAIFRTLADAEINIDMIVQNISAAATGRTDISFTLPSADATVAVTALKRIQSEIGFEKILFDDQIGKVSLVGAGMRSHPGVTATFFGALADAGVNIEMISTSEIRISVIVGQEDVDAAVTAAHRAFDLDADQVEAVVYGGTGR, from the coding sequence GTGGCGCTCGTTGTCCAAAAATACGGTGGTTCCTCCGTCGCCGACGCATCGCGCATCAAGCGTGTGGCCCAGCGGATCGTCGCGACGAAAAAAGCCGGCAACGACGTCGTGGTCATCGTCTCGGCGATGGGTGACACGACCGACGAGCTGCTCGACCTCGCCCAGCAGGTGTCGCCGCTGCCTCCCGGCCGCGAGCTCGACATGCTGCTGACCGCGGGCGAGCGCATCTCGATGGCCTTGCTGGCCATGGCGATCGCCAACCTCGGCCACGAGGCCCGGTCCTTCACCGGCTCGCAGGCCGGGGTGATCACCGACTCCACGCACGGCAAGGCGCGCATCATCGACGTGACGCCCGGCCGCATCCGCGAGGCCCTGAACATCGGCCAGATCGCGATCGTGGCCGGCTTCCAGGGCGTCTCGCAGGACACCAAGGACATCACGACGCTCGGCCGCGGCGGCTCGGACACGACGGCGGTCGCGCTGGCGGCGGCGCTGGAGGCCGACGTCTGCGAGATCTACACCGACGTCGACGGCATCTTCACCGCCGATCCGCGCATCGTCTCCGCCGCGCGCCAGATTCCTCGCATCGCCTACGAGGAGGCCATGGAGATGGCCGCGTGCGGCGCCAAGATCCTCCACCTGCGCTGTGTGGAGTACGCCCGGCGGTTCGACCTGCCGATCCATGTCCGGAGCTCCTTCAGCAGCAGGGAAGGCACCTGGGTCGTCTCCGACCCCTATACCGAAGGAAACGTGATGGAGCAGCCGATCATCTCCGGCGTCGCGCACGACCGCAGCGAGGCGAAGATCACCGTGGTCGGGGTGCCCGACAAGGTCGGCGAGGCGGCGGCCATCTTCAGGACGCTCGCGGACGCCGAGATCAACATCGACATGATCGTCCAGAACATCTCGGCCGCGGCGACCGGGCGCACCGACATCTCCTTCACGCTGCCCTCCGCCGACGCCACGGTCGCCGTCACGGCGCTCAAGCGCATCCAGAGCGAGATCGGCTTCGAGAAGATCCTCTTCGACGACCAGATCGGCAAGGTGTCGCTGGTGGGTGCGGGCATGCGCTCCCACCCGGGCGTCACCGCCACCTTCTTCGGCGCGCTGGCCGACGCCGGCGTCAACATCGAGATGATCTCCACCTCCGAGATCCGCATCTCGGTCATCGTGGGGCAGGAGGACGTCGACGCCGCCGTCACCGCCGCACACCGCGCCTTCGACCTCGACGCCGACCAGGTCGAGGCCGTCGTCTACGGAGGTACCGGCAGATGA
- a CDS encoding YkvA family protein, with protein sequence MVKGRGGSVGRAGRAAAAYRAYQEVSRAGSHGLGARLKALPRMVSGAMRGDYRDLGKGKLALMGLGIVYIISPIDVIPDFLALIGVADDFGVFLWLMTSLLGESGRYLDWERRKVVGEVV encoded by the coding sequence ATGGTCAAGGGTCGCGGAGGTTCCGTGGGCAGGGCCGGGCGCGCGGCGGCGGCCTATCGCGCCTACCAGGAGGTCTCCCGGGCGGGGTCCCACGGCCTGGGCGCCCGCCTGAAGGCACTGCCGAGAATGGTCTCCGGCGCGATGCGCGGGGACTACCGCGATCTCGGCAAGGGCAAGCTCGCCCTGATGGGGCTCGGCATCGTCTACATCATCTCGCCGATCGACGTCATCCCCGACTTCCTCGCGCTGATCGGCGTGGCCGACGACTTCGGCGTGTTCCTGTGGCTGATGACGTCCCTGCTCGGCGAGAGCGGCCGCTACCTCGACTGGGAGCGCAGGAAGGTCGTCGGCGAGGTCGTCTGA
- a CDS encoding TetR/AcrR family transcriptional regulator, whose amino-acid sequence MKSAKNGRDGRTRIIEGALRRFSQDGVSSTTLASLREESGVSVGSFYHHFASKEHVFGVLYSEIATMYQQAFVDELFRHDTAKDGIEAIVAMHMAWCGRHPERARILISERPPRREEPGGPEVAEARRAFFRRVSDWWRPHMKNGVLRPVEPTMCYVLWLGPATEMCRLWFSGAHQPTEDEIRMLGEAAWHSLKGTSGAS is encoded by the coding sequence GTGAAGAGCGCGAAGAACGGACGTGACGGCCGCACCCGCATCATCGAGGGCGCCCTGCGACGCTTCAGCCAGGACGGGGTCTCCTCCACCACGCTGGCCAGCCTCCGCGAGGAGAGCGGGGTCAGCGTCGGGAGCTTCTACCACCACTTCGCCAGCAAGGAACACGTCTTCGGGGTGCTGTACTCCGAGATCGCGACCATGTACCAGCAGGCGTTCGTCGACGAGCTCTTCCGGCACGACACCGCCAAGGACGGCATCGAGGCGATCGTCGCCATGCACATGGCCTGGTGCGGACGCCACCCGGAGCGGGCCCGCATCCTGATCAGCGAGCGTCCGCCCCGCCGCGAGGAGCCGGGCGGCCCCGAGGTCGCCGAGGCGCGCCGCGCCTTCTTCCGCCGGGTGTCGGACTGGTGGCGTCCGCACATGAAGAACGGCGTGCTGCGGCCCGTGGAACCGACCATGTGCTACGTCCTGTGGCTCGGACCCGCGACCGAGATGTGCCGCCTGTGGTTCTCCGGCGCCCACCAGCCCACCGAGGACGAGATCAGGATGCTCGGCGAGGCCGCGTGGCACAGCCTCAAGGGCACGTCCGGCGCGTCCTGA
- a CDS encoding SURF1 family cytochrome oxidase biogenesis protein: MYRFLLTPRWLAFHVLVLVLIPAFVFLGRWQFGRYEERSAASDVATTNLAAAPVPLTSLDKPGGSVPDSSRFRAVTVSGHYDPAGELLVRRRTQNSKPGYYVITPLVTADGAAVIVNRGWVRVGATAETPPEVPPPPSGEVTVTGRLRPAETEESTGIEERAGLPPRQVLLIDTSAIAGRVPYRLYGGFVELTEQRPAAASAPEPVPAPDVGGGGGLNLAYGVQWWLFIAIAIGGWIALIRREARDLKAAEDQPATSVVPTTGTGG; encoded by the coding sequence GTGTACCGCTTCCTCTTGACACCGCGCTGGCTGGCCTTCCACGTGCTGGTCCTGGTGCTCATCCCCGCCTTCGTGTTCCTGGGCCGGTGGCAGTTCGGGCGGTACGAGGAACGGTCGGCGGCAAGCGACGTCGCGACGACCAACCTCGCGGCGGCGCCCGTGCCGCTGACCTCGCTGGACAAGCCCGGCGGGTCCGTCCCCGACTCTTCGCGCTTCCGCGCCGTGACGGTCTCCGGGCACTACGATCCGGCCGGCGAGCTGCTGGTCAGGCGCCGTACGCAGAACAGCAAGCCGGGGTACTACGTGATCACCCCGCTGGTGACCGCCGACGGCGCCGCGGTGATCGTCAACCGCGGCTGGGTGCGGGTCGGCGCCACCGCGGAGACGCCTCCCGAGGTGCCGCCGCCCCCTTCCGGTGAGGTAACTGTCACTGGCCGGCTACGTCCCGCGGAGACCGAGGAGAGCACCGGCATCGAGGAGCGCGCAGGCCTCCCCCCGCGCCAGGTTCTGCTGATCGACACCTCCGCGATCGCCGGGCGCGTGCCGTACCGCCTGTACGGCGGCTTCGTCGAGCTGACCGAGCAGCGGCCCGCCGCGGCGAGCGCCCCCGAGCCGGTGCCCGCGCCGGACGTCGGCGGCGGAGGCGGCCTCAACCTGGCCTACGGCGTGCAGTGGTGGCTGTTCATCGCGATCGCGATCGGCGGGTGGATCGCGCTCATCCGCCGCGAGGCGCGCGACCTGAAGGCCGCCGAGGACCAGCCCGCGACGAGCGTCGTCCCGACTACCGGCACCGGTGGGTGA
- a CDS encoding TetR/AcrR family transcriptional regulator, with amino-acid sequence MAESTPRARGGEKTRDLIVETALRLFRERGYEATTMRAIAAEAGVSVGNAYYYFSSKEQLVQAYYDRAQSEHEAACRDLLASERKFAARLSGVLGAWVRVSEPYHDFAVKFFKHASEPSNPLSPFSGESTPAREAAVAVYRRVVEGSDARIDAELREELPELLWLASMGMVLYWVHDTSPGCARTYRLIEVMVPLIDRLVGLSHLPGLRGVTKDFLTAMRELRA; translated from the coding sequence GTGGCCGAATCGACGCCCAGAGCGCGCGGAGGAGAGAAGACCCGGGATCTCATCGTCGAGACGGCCCTGCGCCTCTTCAGGGAGCGGGGGTACGAGGCGACGACGATGCGGGCCATCGCGGCCGAGGCGGGCGTCTCCGTGGGGAACGCCTATTACTACTTCTCGTCCAAGGAACAGCTCGTCCAGGCCTACTACGATCGCGCGCAGTCCGAGCACGAGGCCGCGTGCCGCGATCTGCTGGCCTCGGAGCGCAAGTTCGCCGCGCGGCTGAGCGGCGTGCTGGGCGCCTGGGTGCGGGTGTCGGAGCCGTACCACGACTTCGCCGTCAAGTTCTTCAAACACGCGTCAGAGCCGAGCAACCCGCTCAGCCCGTTCAGTGGGGAGTCCACCCCCGCGCGGGAGGCGGCGGTGGCCGTCTACCGCCGGGTCGTCGAGGGGTCGGACGCGCGCATCGACGCCGAGCTGCGCGAGGAGCTGCCCGAGCTGTTGTGGCTGGCGTCGATGGGGATGGTCCTGTACTGGGTGCACGACACCTCGCCGGGGTGCGCGCGCACGTACCGGCTGATCGAGGTGATGGTCCCGCTCATCGACCGGCTCGTGGGGCTGTCGCATCTGCCCGGGCTGCGCGGGGTGACCAAGGATTTCCTCACGGCGATGCGCGAGCTGCGCGCCTGA
- a CDS encoding VC0807 family protein produces the protein MTASTLVLSPVARPAIPRISVLVRHAVPRVLEGMILPVAIFYVGYLAAGELGGVGMAVAWVYGGAVLRLIRRQPVPGTVLLAMLAVTVRAVLALVTGDLLIFFLQPTLGVYAASLAFLGTAAAPRPLIQRVTTDLVPIPEHLTDHPRMRRFFVHLSLLWGTVQFANGSLSLWLLLSESIETYLIVRTAAVAVLMVLAALASLLAFRRVLRIVHR, from the coding sequence ATGACCGCGTCCACTCTCGTCCTGTCGCCCGTCGCGCGGCCCGCCATTCCGAGGATTTCCGTGCTGGTCCGGCACGCGGTGCCGCGCGTGCTGGAGGGCATGATCCTCCCGGTCGCGATCTTCTACGTGGGCTATCTGGCGGCGGGCGAGCTCGGCGGCGTGGGCATGGCGGTGGCCTGGGTGTACGGCGGCGCGGTGCTGCGGCTGATCAGGCGGCAGCCCGTGCCGGGAACGGTCCTGCTGGCCATGCTGGCGGTCACCGTGCGCGCGGTGCTCGCGCTGGTCACGGGCGACCTTCTGATCTTCTTCCTGCAACCCACGCTGGGCGTCTACGCCGCGAGCCTGGCCTTCCTCGGGACGGCCGCCGCGCCGCGCCCGCTGATCCAGCGGGTGACCACCGACCTGGTGCCGATCCCGGAGCACCTGACCGACCATCCCCGCATGCGGCGGTTCTTCGTCCACCTGTCGCTGCTGTGGGGAACGGTCCAGTTCGCCAACGGCTCGCTGAGCCTGTGGCTGCTGCTGAGCGAGTCGATCGAGACGTACCTGATCGTGCGGACGGCGGCGGTGGCCGTGCTCATGGTGCTGGCGGCGCTGGCCTCGCTGCTGGCCTTCCGCCGCGTGCTGCGGATCGTCCACCGCTGA
- a CDS encoding aspartate-semialdehyde dehydrogenase produces the protein MSVPSDHTGQEGSPAVNTKPTLAVVGATGAVGTVMLEILSGRPDVWGEIRLIASARSAGRRLRVRGEEVEVIALSPEAFDGVDVAMFDVPDEVSAEWAPIAAARGAVAVDNSGAFRMDPQVPLVVPECNPEQVRERPRGIIANPNCTTLSMMAALGALHRAYGLRELVVASYQAVSGMGVSGPERLYDEVEAVAGNRTLGTVAGDVRKAVPDLVDSPFPAPLAFNVVPAAGSYKGDGWFSEELKVRNESRKILGIPDLKVSATCVRVPVVTTHSLAVHATFEGPVTVEDARAVLGAAPTVVVLDDPENGVFPTPADVVGTDPTYVGRIRQALDFPNTLDMFVCGDNLRKGAALNTAEIAELVAAEFQGR, from the coding sequence ATGAGCGTCCCGTCCGACCACACCGGCCAGGAAGGTTCCCCCGCAGTGAACACCAAGCCCACTCTCGCCGTCGTCGGGGCCACCGGGGCCGTCGGCACGGTGATGCTGGAGATCCTGTCCGGCCGTCCCGACGTATGGGGCGAGATCCGCCTGATCGCCTCCGCGCGCTCCGCGGGCAGGCGGCTGCGGGTCCGTGGCGAGGAGGTCGAGGTCATCGCCCTCTCGCCCGAGGCGTTCGACGGCGTGGACGTCGCCATGTTCGACGTGCCGGACGAGGTGTCGGCCGAGTGGGCGCCGATCGCGGCGGCCCGCGGCGCGGTGGCGGTGGACAACTCCGGCGCCTTCCGCATGGACCCGCAGGTGCCGCTGGTGGTGCCGGAGTGCAACCCCGAGCAGGTGCGCGAGCGTCCCCGGGGCATCATCGCCAACCCCAACTGCACGACGCTGTCGATGATGGCCGCGCTCGGCGCCCTGCACCGCGCGTACGGCCTGCGCGAGCTGGTCGTGGCGTCCTACCAGGCCGTGTCCGGCATGGGCGTCTCCGGGCCCGAGCGGCTCTACGACGAGGTCGAGGCGGTGGCGGGCAACCGCACGCTCGGCACGGTGGCCGGCGACGTCCGCAAGGCCGTCCCCGACCTGGTCGACTCGCCGTTCCCCGCGCCGCTGGCCTTCAACGTGGTCCCGGCCGCCGGGTCCTACAAGGGCGACGGCTGGTTCTCCGAGGAGCTCAAGGTCCGCAACGAGTCCCGGAAGATCCTCGGCATCCCGGACCTGAAGGTCTCGGCGACCTGCGTGCGGGTCCCCGTGGTCACCACCCACTCGCTGGCGGTCCACGCCACGTTCGAGGGGCCGGTGACGGTCGAGGACGCCCGGGCGGTCCTGGGGGCGGCCCCCACGGTGGTCGTGCTGGACGACCCCGAGAACGGCGTGTTCCCGACCCCGGCCGACGTCGTCGGCACCGATCCGACCTACGTCGGCCGCATCCGCCAGGCGCTCGACTTCCCGAACACGCTGGACATGTTCGTGTGCGGCGACAACTTGCGCAAGGGCGCGGCGCTCAACACCGCCGAGATCGCCGAGCTGGTCGCGGCCGAGTTCCAGGGCCGCTGA